The Ptychodera flava strain L36383 chromosome 7, AS_Pfla_20210202, whole genome shotgun sequence DNA window CTTAAAGTCACCctctttcttatttttatttcaacagacgttgtgcttttattttttattttaaattatattCACGTTCATCGCCATTTCAAACCTGCGACCATCGGCCAATGTAACTGTCATATGATATCTTTGCTCCACTGATCATGACTGTGAAAGTTAATCAGACACCTCAACGTGCGTTGAGCACTGGGTGCTTCATGAGAGAATGCAAGGCGGTATGGTAGCGACTTTTCTGCCTCAATGGTGCCTCCACAATAGCTGGAAATTTATATGACTGCGTCTATAAATTACAAGGGTGACTCCTACAGcaccattaaccctttcagtgctCTTATTTTTCTTGCCAAAActttagtacaacattttaccaatttttatgattttttctgtacattttgtCATAGTTTTGGACCAagtggatatcacatttcattgattaCAGTTTCTTATAAAAAACTTGCAAAACACCAATTAACTGCGGTATACGTTATAAAGACGCAAAAGTTGGCTTTGCAGCGatttggaagctgttatccaagtGGTTGGCACGATCTTACCATtttaattaaataatacaaataaactccttAAGTTGctttgaatagtgacaatcgaccaatcagacaTAACCtcgcaaacacgctgcaagtcaATGCACTATCACATAAAGGGCATACAGTTTGTTGCGGCAGGCGCTGCGTCTGTAGCGATGGGCTCAGTGAAGCTGCAGCATACAAACTCGCAATGGTGCGTACTGGCTTTGCTCGGATGTATTACGCATTGTCGATGTATCACTCTCGTAGCTTAGCTCTTGGCTTCCCCTAAAAATTGATTTGCGAATCTACAAACCAGGTATAATTGCCGAACTATGGCTGACAAGTGCATAGAGTGGATTGTTCTAGTCAGACCTCGCGTAATATTTACGTAACATTCTAAATACACACGAATTCGAAGTAAACAACAAAGGTTTTACGGTCTTGCCAACGGTGTGACAGTGATCACGAGGGTAGATAAGTCAaaggtttgaaaaaaaaatggaatGAATATGAGTTTAAAAGGTTTAAACGCAATCGAAagttaaaatcaaaatgaacattaaaacGACATGAAAGAATATCATTTTGCAATGGAATCGAAAACCAAAATGAAAATCGATATGATTTTAATTTCGAAACTCAAAATTCAAATCAGATCAATAGCAAAATGaatataaattcaaattttaaaacagaaatcaatatcaaaatgaatataaaatatgaatttcaTTTCGATGATAAATATaagaacaaaaaatgaaaatcataaCGAATATGAATtaagttttaattttaaaacacGGAAATGGATTTACCTTTCAAAACGAAAGTGAAAATACACTATCAGTCAAAATAACTATTGAAAGTGAAGttagtttgtgaaaggcaaaaAGTTACGAAGGAAATGCAATCTAATATTTAAATGGAGATGAAAGATAGCGAAACttaattttatgatatgaaGTAATTATTTATAACAATGATTTGATGAACGACCTCTGTTGCCGTACTTTTGGCTGAAAAATGTCGGATAAATTTGGAATCGGTCAAATTGTTTGCAacaaacacgatttgaactaatttgggataataggatcttcatatttttcaaatatcccatagctgaatgttgcaatattacgagttactcacaaaaacaagagTACAACTTTAAAAAAAGCTGATAAGCTTACACTTGCAGAttaaccgacattacttcaccatccaattatcataaattagttccaatccaCATGTTAACACAAGTTCTAAACGTAACGCCACTAACGGATGCCTTGCTCATATGGATACACTTGTTATATATTTCTCAAGGGGTAAATATTTGtacgaaaaaataaacaatatatgACATTTTATCTGTGAAGAGTAAAACGGCTTCATCTGTTTGGTATTTGAGATGAAATATGAAGGAaatagtattttttttctttacaacaCAAAGATCCTATATTTTTCGGATCACTGCATACGCGAAACTAATGCTACACAGTGgttacatctctctctctctctctctctctctctctctctctctctctctctctctctctctctctctctctctctctctctcacaccgGTGACGAAACTTAAACATTATGACTTAATCGacaataaatgcacaaaaagaAATAAAGTTTGTCAAAATCAACGTCAGTTTTGCAAGTAAAAGTGATCATTGATATTACGCGGAGAAAAGCGGACGTGGTATTTCATGCAGGAATTATGACAGTAGTGAAGCTTGGGTTTGTTATCGTTCTGTGAGAAGAGTTCGCTAGGCCTGAGTTACGTTCAAATTGGTTGTGACTGTACGCAAACTTGAGTCTTCAGCTGCGCTTTGAGGGGACTGTTGTTTTCCGTTGCTGATAACCCTGAAAAGGATCTTGGCGTAAGCTTCCCGGAACCTGGTGTTCATGACGCCGTAGATGATCGGGTTGACGCAGCCGGCTACCAGATACAGAGCCGTCAGGTACAGGTGTGTGTCCGGCGGAGCGCTGTGGCTAGTGTCGATCATGCGGAACATCGGATAAGGCAGGTAGCCAAGGAGGATAACCACGAAGACTACGGCGGTCATCTTACAGAGCTGAATTTCGTGCTTGCCGATGGCTGAGCTGCCCTGCCCGTGCTGTTGGATCTTAAGCCTTTTCCGGTGCACGAAGATAAATATGCGGCAATAGAGAACGATGGTGATGAGGCTCGGCAGTGCGATCAATAATACGATCAGCAATAACTGTTGTTTCATTCCCTGGGGTGGGAGGAGGGTGCAGCGGAGAGAGGAGGTGGAATAACCGATCATCGGCGTTGGGCTGACGAAGGACGGTATGAAGATCACTATAGGTAAAACCCAGGCCACCAGTATAGTGGCCATTGTGGATTTGGTAGTTGTAAGTCGTTTGTAAGAGTTCTGCTGGACGATACGAAGGTAGCGGTTGAAAGATATGAAAGTGACGTGCCACAGCGAGATACCGACCAGCCCTGGATTCAGGTAGAAGTGTAAGGCGCATAGCGTGTACGGCAGTCGCATACGGCAGTGGAGGTACGAGTCGAGGATGGGAGTGATAACGCAGGTGATGAAGACGATATCCGTGTAAGTCATGCTGAGCACGAAGCTGTTGGCCAGGGTCCGTAGATTCTTGGTCATCAGCACGGCAAAGTTGACCAGAACGTTACCAAGGAGCCCGATGATCACGAAAACGCTGCACAGAACGACCACCAATATCTTGCTCGGCGCGGAGCTTGAACAACTATGGTCTTCATTTCTTACGCTACCAACGTCTCCACTGCTTGTATTCTCGATCGAGATATTCATTTACGAACGATGTGTATACGAACGTGAGCTCAAACCATCGAAGGTAGGAAGGATATAACTCAAACTCTTTTGTGAGATGATTTTGAGAGCAATGTAGATTTCTTCCATTTCATTGGCTGACAAACATTATATGCAAATGTACGATATACtttcataatttatgcaaacaaaTTGAGTGCTTCGTCACAACGGCGAGCGAATTGTAAGAATGATGTCGAAATGCTTATTGTGAGGGTGACTATTTTGTAGCAAATTAAAGATACCAAAGAAAATGTCGCAACTCACAACGAGGGACTTGATAGTGAAAATCGTAATCCCTTTCACTGCTGTGATACTTTGGCTCGTAAAATGATAAGTGAATTACTTTTCGAACTACTCTGACAAAAGGGGGCGGGTAAACGTGATAATGAGATTGACTATTCGCGCTTTTTTGCTGCGAACAACCGTCAGAAATGAGATTGGTTGCATAAAAAGAGATTCGAGTTTTTGGTAGTCCCGGAAAAGTGCCCTCTATACGGCGAAGATTGCAAATACGTGAAACGTAGTAGAATCACTCTTAATTCGTGTAATTTGAAACTTTACATCGATTAGAATTTAAGAAGCACGTCTCGGTAATTAAAACACACCGGCATTCAAATAAGATATACAAGGCTTACATGTAATAGTTTGTGCCCATAGCCTTTAGCGTTTTGATTTCAAGTTCGAACTGTTCCAAAACGTCGTATACTAATTACCGACAAGCCTCCCTCTCGGGCCGAGAAGTCTGTACCTGAGTCTGTGGGCACAAGATCCGAACCTGATGAGTTTTCCCTGTATGATCACTAAGTTACCCAAAATGCAATAGCGCCCGAATGCTCACGAAAATTGCTTGTGCGTGAGTAACTCAACGCAAAGTGGAGTCTGAGACAAACTAATATACGGCTGTACGTACTTCTTGTGTCTCCTCGAAACGCGTACTATATTTATATTCGAactatattttgtcattttaagcGTAACATTATGAAGCAAACACGCGTACAATGTGAGGATGTAAGCTGTAAGATCAAAATGCATAGAAAAGCGTCCATAATATCGCTAaaatgtttgggtttttttaaagGTTACCCATTGAACattttagtccgtgggctggaggggcccaccctgcaacccccccccacatccctacttcttgggtattttttgttctttaggacctgctgaacaagaaaaaagatgttaacattggatattttgggatgcactacctatctgggctgttttttgatttgcatgtaccgcaaaaaatggcgaaaaatgggtaggggtagggggtactatatcctcccctacattgagtaaactagtatgaaatagcacaaaccatacatt harbors:
- the LOC139136390 gene encoding protein trapped in endoderm-1-like produces the protein MNISIENTSSGDVGSVRNEDHSCSSSAPSKILVVVLCSVFVIIGLLGNVLVNFAVLMTKNLRTLANSFVLSMTYTDIVFITCVITPILDSYLHCRMRLPYTLCALHFYLNPGLVGISLWHVTFISFNRYLRIVQQNSYKRLTTTKSTMATILVAWVLPIVIFIPSFVSPTPMIGYSTSSLRCTLLPPQGMKQQLLLIVLLIALPSLITIVLYCRIFIFVHRKRLKIQQHGQGSSAIGKHEIQLCKMTAVVFVVILLGYLPYPMFRMIDTSHSAPPDTHLYLTALYLVAGCVNPIIYGVMNTRFREAYAKILFRVISNGKQQSPQSAAEDSSLRTVTTNLNVTQA